In Delphinus delphis chromosome X, mDelDel1.2, whole genome shotgun sequence, the DNA window CTGGGGGGAGATGATCTAGGGCATGTCCTCAGCTCCTAACCATGCCTGTTTTCTCTGCCACAGGGTGACCTGGCCAAGAAGAAGATCTACCCCACCATCTGGTAAGCTTGTTCCCCCACTGCTCACTGCCCCCCACGGTCCTCTTGCCCTCGCCCTCGCCACAGCTGTGCTCTGCCCTCAGGTGGCTGTTCCGGGATGGCCTTTTGCCCGAAGACACCTACATCGTGGGCTATGCCCGCTCCCGCCTCACAGTGGCTGACATCCGCAAGCAGAGTGAGCCCTTCTTCAAAGTGAGTGGCTTCTGGAGTCTCCATACGTGCCACACCCGCCTCCCATCGCAgatgcccttcctccctccccccaggcccagCCTTTCGCCCCTGTGCCGGGGCCACTTCCTCCCTAGCGATCCTCAGCCTGGCACTCCTCCCCACCTGCTCCCACTGCTTCCTTGATGCCAGCCTGAGACCCCTGTTTCCCAGCCCCCTCTGACTTGGGCTCACCAGTTCCTCCCCACTGTACCCTGTGGCCCCTCCACCATGGAAATGCTGCAAGCCTGACTTTTCTCAACATACCATACTTTGGTGGAATGACTTTGGAGAGAGATCTGTCTCCCAGGTCAAAGTTTCCTGAACTCTGGCTTCCGTCTTAGGTCAcgcggcccccgcccccatgGGTGTGCAAAGCCGACGAGATGGGAGTGAGCCCAGTGCAGGGCTAGGATGGCTGACTTCTCAGGAAGCCCACCCTGCCTATGggatcagggagggagggaggggccggtCCGACATCCTTGTGTCCGTATTTTCTAGGCTGCCCCGGAGGAGAAGCCCAAACTGGAGGAGTTCTTTGCCCGCAACTCCTACGTGGCTGGCCAGTACAACGATGCAGCGTCCTATGAGCGCCTCAACAGCCACATGAACGCTCTCCACCAGGGGCCACAGGCCAACCGCCTCTTCTACCTGGCCCTGCCCCCCACTGTCTATGAGGCTGTCACCAAGAACATCCACGAAACCTGCATGAGCCAGACGTAAGACTGCTGTTtcaccctcccttcctgcctcctggGCCGACCGATCTAGGGAGTCTGAAAAAGATAGATGTCCCGTGTTTGTTCTTGCCATGAATTACCTCTCCAAAGAAGGCAATAGGAGTAAGAGTAGTTCTCTAACAGCCTTTACTGAAAATGCTACCACCCGTGTTTACCTTCCAAATCCCCCGTATGAAATCCCGTTGTCCCTGGCAGCAGTCCCGCCTAGCACCACAAGGTGGCAGTGTTGCTCCACGAAACTCTTGCTGCCGGTCGCTTACTCTAGCTTTCGGCGTTTCTCAGGGTCCCTTCGACCACCACCAGAGGGCGGCGTTGGTCCACGGGAACCCTGCTGCCTGTGCCGCAGCAGCTCAGCGCTCTGTCGTTTTTCCAAAGCCACGGCCATGTCGGTTTCACTTTGTCTCACATTAACTCTCCGTGAGGAATAAGGGATCTTTCTCCACATTAAAACCCATGGAGGTGGCTCTGCTTTTGGCATCCCCTCCCCGTTTTCTCACTAGGTCGGGGCCCAGGAGGGAGCAGAGCCAGCCAGTGGCGCTCCTTCCAGCCACCAGCCAGTCAGCTTTGAGCGTGGCGCTGAGggctgggaaggagaggaggtgttCTCCGTGCCGAGGCCGGGGGAGGGCCGGCCCGGCAGAGCTTTGCTGGCTCATCTCACTGCGGAGCGGCGGCAGGGAGGCTCTGCCCTCACTCCCTGGGGAAGGGGCTTTGGAGGGGGATGAGGGGCTCAGCCCTGGTCCCCAGGGAGGGTGTGGGAGTGACGCAGCTCTGGCCTCCCGCAGAGGCTGGAATCGCATCATCGTGGAGAAGCCCTTCGGGAGGGACCTAGAGAGCTCCAACCGGCTGTCCAACCACATCGCCTCCCTGTTCCGCGAGGACCAGATCTACCGCATCGACCACTACCTGGGCAAGGAGATGGTCCAGAACCTTATGGTGCTGAGGTGCGACCAGGGCCAGGACTGGGCGCTGGGGGGCCCTGCTGCTGCCCCCTCGGACGCCCACCAGCCTTCACCCTGCCCCTCCTGCAGGTTTGCCAACAGGATCTTCGGCCCCATCTGGAACCGGGACAACATCGCCTGCGTCATTCTCACCTTCAAAGAGCCCTTTGGCACTGAGGGTCGTGGGGGCTACTTCGATGAATTTGGGATCATCCGGTGAGAGCCTGGTTCCCCTTCCTGGGAGATCGGGGGGGCGGGCATCCCGCCACCCTGCAGGGTCGCCTCTTCCTGTTTTGGCAGCAGGAGTGTCTGAGCAGTCAGGAATGGTCACGGTCTTCTTCCTTTGCCTTAAGGGGACCTGGCAGACACGGGGGATCAGGAAACAAGCCCAGTTTAAGGCCCTGAGCCCCCAGAACCTGGCCAACAAGGAGAGGCCTTAGCTCACTGTCCGTTCCTTCCTCCCACCAGGGATGTGATGCAGAACCACCTCCTGCAGATGCTGTGTCTGGTGGCCATGGAGAAGCCCGCCTCCACCCACTCGGATGACGTCCGCGATGAGAAGGTGGGTGGAGCTGTgccctcccaggcccctcccccttCTGCAGCAACCAGCCCTGAGCCCGAGGTGTCTTGTCCCAGAACTGACCTTCTAGGCCTCAGCTTCTCCTTCAGAAACAGTGAGGGTGGGCTGAGGTGGCCCCAGAGGGCCCTTGCATGACGGAGCCTCCTGACTATCTGGGCCACTCACCCGTCCAGGAAGGCCACCCCTCGGAGTCACATGGTTCCTGGCACCTGCTGTCCTTGTTACCCAAGGGGCCCCTCTCCCTGGCTCTTCTCCAGGTCAAGGTGTTGAAATGTATCTCAGAGGTGCAGGCGAGCAACGTGGTCCTGGGCCAGTATGTGGGGAACCCCAAcggagagggagaggccacaaaagggTACCTGGATGACCCCACAGTGCCCCGGGGGTCCACCACAGCCACCTTTGCGGCCGTCGTCCTCTACGTGGAGAACGAGCGGTGGGATGGTAGGTGATGCCGCTGGGCCCGCGGTGGTGGGACCTGGCCCCCTCATCCACCCGAACGGCCCCCCAAGGCTGGCCTTGTCCCCCCAGGGGTGCCCTTCATCCTGCGCTGTGGCAAAGCCCTGAACGAGCGCAAGGCCGAGGTGCGCCTGCAGTTCTGCGACGTGGCCGGGGACATCTTCCGACAGCAGTGCAAGCGCAATGAGCTGGTGATCCGCGTGCAGCCCAATGAGGCCGTGTACACCAAGATGATGACCAAGAAGCCTGGCATGTTCTTCAACCCCGAGGAGTCGGAGCTGGACCTGACCTACGGCAACAGATACAAGGTGGGTGCTCacctgtggggagggggtggcgtCCAGGGCTCCAAGGGGCGCGCGCTTCGGTGACTCCCTCCCGCCTGTCCGCTGGCAGAACGTGAAGCTCCCCGACGCCTACGAGCGCCTCATCCTGGACGTCTTCTGTGGGAGCCAGATGCACTTCGTGCGCAGGTGAGGGGTGGCCCCtccccccccttccccacctccttccctctggGCCGCCACCCACCCCATCGCCGCCCCCTGTCCCCTCAGTGACGAGCTGCGGGAGGCCTGGCGGATCTTCACTCCTCTGCTGCACCAGATCGAACTCGAGAAGGCCCAGCCCATCCCCTACGTCTACGGCAGGTGCGGGGGCCGGGCAGGGGGAGGTGAtgggggtgatgggggagggggactcTGGGGCTCAGGGTTTCCTCACCTCTCCCCCCACCTGTCCCCCTCCCAGCCGTGGCCCTGTGGAAGCGGACGAGCTGATGAAGAGAGTGGGCTTCCAGTACGAGGGCACCTACAAGTGGGTGAACCCGCACAAGCTCTGACCCTGTGCCgggcccacccccgccccgcctctCCGTGCTCCCCCGCcgccaccaccccctccccgcccccgcctgaCCCACCTCGGGAGGACCCGCCTCTGGAGGACTCGGGACCACAGCCCTTAGCCTCACATTCCCGCCCGGGCTCGGGCCACGCCACCCGCCCCTGGGCCCAGTCTCATTCCTCTGCCACCCAGCACTGTGACCATCCCCACCCGAGCCAGCCTCTGTCCCCCAGACTGAGCCCtcctggaggaaggagaaggagggctgCAGTTGTGGGCAGCAGGGGGGCAAGGTCCTCGAAGcgcaggggaagggggcaggcGCGGCCCAGTCTCAGCGCCACTTGACATTCCTGGTTCCCCACTGGAAGGGACCTCTGTGCTGGAAGGGCCCAGCAGCGCACCTGTGTCGGGCCTCCCGAGTGGCCTTCTGCCCCCCACAGCTCCCGCGGCCACCCTAACTCAGCACTCCACGGCCGCCCCATCTCACCCCGCCCTCAGGTGGTGCCCTCGCCACCAGAAAAGCAGAAGCGGCAGGTGGGATGCCCCGGCCCAGTCCCCTGCCATTAAATCCGCAGACAGGCCTGCCTGTCCCCTGGTTGTTTCTTTCCTGCCACCTGCGACCATGGGCCCCAGCCCTCGCCTCTCCCTGCCACCCACTTCCCTCCACCGCTGGCTTGGGCGGGAACGTGGGTATCCTTCAGTCCTGACCAAGCCCggccttcccctcctctctgccccgCACCCTAGAACTTCGTCACGAGAC includes these proteins:
- the G6PD gene encoding glucose-6-phosphate 1-dehydrogenase isoform X1 translates to MGTRASSREQHADSRSIGDTVQRRRVKEAARSPAASAESIMAGQVALSRTQVCGILREELYQGDAFHQADTHIFIIMGASGDLAKKKIYPTIWWLFRDGLLPEDTYIVGYARSRLTVADIRKQSEPFFKAAPEEKPKLEEFFARNSYVAGQYNDAASYERLNSHMNALHQGPQANRLFYLALPPTVYEAVTKNIHETCMSQTGWNRIIVEKPFGRDLESSNRLSNHIASLFREDQIYRIDHYLGKEMVQNLMVLRFANRIFGPIWNRDNIACVILTFKEPFGTEGRGGYFDEFGIIRDVMQNHLLQMLCLVAMEKPASTHSDDVRDEKVKVLKCISEVQASNVVLGQYVGNPNGEGEATKGYLDDPTVPRGSTTATFAAVVLYVENERWDGVPFILRCGKALNERKAEVRLQFCDVAGDIFRQQCKRNELVIRVQPNEAVYTKMMTKKPGMFFNPEESELDLTYGNRYKNVKLPDAYERLILDVFCGSQMHFVRSDELREAWRIFTPLLHQIELEKAQPIPYVYGSRGPVEADELMKRVGFQYEGTYKWVNPHKL
- the G6PD gene encoding glucose-6-phosphate 1-dehydrogenase isoform X3, which translates into the protein MAGQVALSRTQVCGILREELYQGDAFHQADTHIFIIMGASGDLAKKKIYPTIWWLFRDGLLPEDTYIVGYARSRLTVADIRKQSEPFFKAAPEEKPKLEEFFARNSYVAGQYNDAASYERLNSHMNALHQGPQANRLFYLALPPTVYEAVTKNIHETCMSQTGWNRIIVEKPFGRDLESSNRLSNHIASLFREDQIYRIDHYLGKEMVQNLMVLRFANRIFGPIWNRDNIACVILTFKEPFGTEGRGGYFDEFGIIRDVMQNHLLQMLCLVAMEKPASTHSDDVRDEKVKVLKCISEVQASNVVLGQYVGNPNGEGEATKGYLDDPTVPRGSTTATFAAVVLYVENERWDGVPFILRCGKALNERKAEVRLQFCDVAGDIFRQQCKRNELVIRVQPNEAVYTKMMTKKPGMFFNPEESELDLTYGNRYKNVKLPDAYERLILDVFCGSQMHFVRSDELREAWRIFTPLLHQIELEKAQPIPYVYGSRGPVEADELMKRVGFQYEGTYKWVNPHKL
- the G6PD gene encoding glucose-6-phosphate 1-dehydrogenase isoform X2, producing the protein MGRRGVAPGNCRELRGCERDGWQRRSTESIMAGQVALSRTQVCGILREELYQGDAFHQADTHIFIIMGASGDLAKKKIYPTIWWLFRDGLLPEDTYIVGYARSRLTVADIRKQSEPFFKAAPEEKPKLEEFFARNSYVAGQYNDAASYERLNSHMNALHQGPQANRLFYLALPPTVYEAVTKNIHETCMSQTGWNRIIVEKPFGRDLESSNRLSNHIASLFREDQIYRIDHYLGKEMVQNLMVLRFANRIFGPIWNRDNIACVILTFKEPFGTEGRGGYFDEFGIIRDVMQNHLLQMLCLVAMEKPASTHSDDVRDEKVKVLKCISEVQASNVVLGQYVGNPNGEGEATKGYLDDPTVPRGSTTATFAAVVLYVENERWDGVPFILRCGKALNERKAEVRLQFCDVAGDIFRQQCKRNELVIRVQPNEAVYTKMMTKKPGMFFNPEESELDLTYGNRYKNVKLPDAYERLILDVFCGSQMHFVRSDELREAWRIFTPLLHQIELEKAQPIPYVYGSRGPVEADELMKRVGFQYEGTYKWVNPHKL